In Halalkalicoccus subterraneus, one genomic interval encodes:
- a CDS encoding helix-turn-helix transcriptional regulator, with the protein MRVSASVVLAVCVVAAIGAVALGAGPAVGQTGDADPDTENASQTIEIQLEEDGDANVSVRNRFAIETREDRRAFERLADGFENGDTNGELSVEVFERVAADAENETDREMTVTNVERETEATNSTGTVELRFDWEGFARAEDGRLEVADVFGADGGTWLPSLSADQRLVIDAPDGYAVYTVHPETAVSGGEIAWTGPIAFDSDQPEVVFISGGSSAGSSWFFAGLGVGLVAVIAALVYVLSRRFDAPVVPSPASDDRGWATVLTPGSKPSEEPPTTRSEPEFEDGTDPEGGPVAGVDEELLSDEERVLMLLEVNDGRMKQANIVSETDWSNAKVSQLLSAMEDDGMIEKLRIGRENLITLCEE; encoded by the coding sequence ATGCGGGTGTCCGCCTCCGTCGTCCTCGCGGTCTGCGTAGTGGCCGCCATCGGGGCCGTCGCCCTCGGTGCCGGGCCGGCGGTGGGGCAGACCGGAGACGCCGACCCGGACACCGAAAACGCGAGCCAGACCATCGAGATCCAGCTCGAAGAGGACGGCGACGCGAACGTCTCGGTCCGCAACCGGTTCGCGATCGAGACACGAGAGGACCGGCGGGCGTTCGAGCGCCTCGCCGACGGGTTCGAGAACGGGGACACGAACGGCGAGCTCTCGGTCGAGGTCTTCGAGCGGGTCGCGGCCGACGCCGAAAACGAGACCGACCGCGAGATGACGGTCACGAACGTCGAGCGCGAGACGGAGGCGACCAACAGCACCGGGACGGTCGAGTTGCGGTTCGACTGGGAGGGGTTCGCGCGCGCCGAGGACGGTCGACTCGAAGTGGCTGACGTCTTCGGGGCCGACGGCGGGACGTGGCTGCCGTCGCTGTCGGCCGACCAGCGACTCGTCATCGACGCGCCCGACGGCTACGCCGTTTATACAGTTCACCCCGAAACCGCCGTCAGCGGTGGCGAAATTGCCTGGACGGGCCCCATAGCCTTCGACAGCGATCAGCCCGAGGTCGTGTTCATCTCGGGCGGCTCCTCCGCGGGCTCGTCGTGGTTCTTCGCCGGACTCGGGGTCGGCCTCGTCGCGGTGATCGCCGCGCTCGTGTACGTGCTCTCGCGGCGCTTCGACGCGCCGGTCGTCCCGTCGCCGGCGAGCGACGACCGGGGGTGGGCGACGGTGCTCACGCCGGGGTCGAAGCCAAGCGAGGAGCCCCCGACGACGCGGTCCGAGCCCGAGTTCGAGGACGGAACCGACCCGGAGGGCGGCCCGGTCGCCGGCGTCGACGAGGAACTGCTCTCGGACGAGGAGCGGGTGCTCATGCTGCTCGAAGTCAACGACGGGCGGATGAAGCAGGCGAACATCGTCAGCGAGACCGACTGGTCGAACGCAAAGGTCTCGCAGCTGCTCTCGGCGATGGAGGACGACGGGATGATCGAGAAACTGCGGATCGGCCGGGAGAACCTCATCACCCTGTGTGAGGAGTAG
- a CDS encoding electron transfer flavoprotein subunit beta/FixA family protein has product MKVLVTVAEVGTVEDDFEIDGTAIDERYLEYDLNEWDDYAVEEAVQLSEEGTVDEVVAVTIGPERSEETIRMALAKGADRAIRVWDDSVEGLLDVAAKTEILEAVVDEEEPDLLLTGVQTADAMFGATGVSLAAAIDYPWAAVVNDLEYDGESASVHRELEGGVEELTDVETPAVLTIQTGINQPRYASLRGIRQAQQKEITAKTLADLGIEGLESELRLTEMYEPEVESDATVFEGRAEDTAVQLASVLREKGVGAQ; this is encoded by the coding sequence ATGAAGGTTCTCGTGACCGTCGCGGAGGTGGGGACCGTCGAGGACGACTTCGAGATCGACGGCACCGCCATCGACGAACGGTACCTCGAATACGACCTGAACGAGTGGGACGACTACGCCGTCGAGGAGGCCGTTCAGCTGTCCGAGGAGGGCACGGTCGACGAGGTCGTCGCCGTCACGATCGGCCCCGAGCGGAGCGAGGAGACGATTCGGATGGCGCTTGCGAAGGGCGCCGACCGCGCGATCAGGGTGTGGGACGATTCCGTCGAAGGGCTGCTCGACGTGGCCGCCAAGACCGAGATCCTCGAAGCGGTCGTCGATGAGGAGGAGCCCGACCTGCTTCTCACCGGCGTCCAGACCGCCGACGCGATGTTCGGCGCGACGGGCGTCTCGCTTGCGGCCGCGATCGACTACCCGTGGGCCGCCGTCGTCAACGATCTCGAGTACGACGGCGAGAGCGCGAGCGTCCACCGCGAGCTCGAAGGCGGCGTCGAGGAGCTCACCGACGTCGAGACGCCCGCCGTTCTGACCATTCAGACCGGGATCAACCAGCCCCGCTATGCGAGCCTGCGGGGGATCCGGCAGGCCCAGCAAAAGGAGATCACAGCAAAGACCCTCGCAGATCTGGGCATAGAGGGGCTCGAGAGTGAGCTCCGTCTGACCGAGATGTACGAACCGGAAGTCGAAAGCGACGCGACGGTCTTCGAGGGCCGCGCCGAGGACACCGCCGTCCAGCTCGCGAGCGTGCTCCGCGAGAAGGGGGTGGGCGCACAATGA